One Primulina eburnea isolate SZY01 chromosome 4, ASM2296580v1, whole genome shotgun sequence genomic window, aaaataaagtcaGATAATCCctactttaaaaaaattataaatatgtttatcagttgattttgacaatttaaaatattttatcaaacaaaATTTGGAAACATCTAACTAAACTTCTAATCAATTCAAAACGCACACGTGCTTGAAATACGCCCCTCGCGTGGAACAGTATAGACAAGTCCTCGCCGAAACCACATCTGTATCTTACTTTTCCACATTTTTCTCTTGCCTGAAACTAcgaaaccctaaccctaaagtGAGCTAAAACCCCTACTTCTTTCAATTTCGACAGGTAAATGCGATAAAAAAGGAACTTGCTTTACTCATGCATATTAATCAATATATGTGTTTTTTGCATAGATATAGTTGCTGGGTGTTGGATATTTCAAGTAtataaaatctgaaatcttGAAATTGTGTCTCGATCAATAGTTTCCTGCAGGAAAAGAGAAAATGGGGGATACGAAGGAGAACGATGCTTATGAAGAGGAACTTCTCGATTACGAAGAAGAAGACGAAAGAGCCGCGGACTCCGTCAATGCTAAACTCAACGGAGAATCCGCTAAAAAGTGAGTTGCTGAAGTAGCCCACACTGTTATTGGCATTATCAATATCTTTAATACGCTTAGATGTTTCTTAATGTGGTCTACGGGAAGTTTTATTTATATCTCAATTTATTGGATCTGACGCATACTTGAGTATCACTAGGCAATTTGTTCAGTATCAAAATTAGATGGGAATTTTTTTCCTTTGATATTATCGGGTGAATAGCTAGTTAGTTTGCCTCCTACAGTTTCAAGGCAATAACTTGGcatgtttttattttcttgGAGCAGGGGTTATGTTGGAATTCACAGTTCAGGATTCAGAGACTTCCTCTTGAAGCCAGAGCTTTTACGGGCTATTGTGGACTCGGGATTCGAACATCCATCAGAAGGCAATATTCCTTCGTTTTCAGTTATCGCTCATTTTAGTTGTCATATGGGCTGGTTGGAAATTTCTTTAAACTCCTTGTTTCTAGTGCTAGTGATCCTGGCTCTTTTTCCTTGAATAGAGGGACAGTGGTGTAGGTTTTCGCTATTGGTTGAATCTGCCTGGTATTCATAGCATCTTGGATATTGGGGGGTGTAGTCGTAGTTTATATTGGTATGTTAATCTGCCTGATGTTaataaaatcttttatttttcgGAATTTAGTGGTTCATATCAGTGTTTATGCTCTCAAATCtcaattttttatcttttatatattttttatagtcTTAATGTTTCATTGGCTTAGCTGCTTCATTTATTAATCAAAACTCTTTTCTTTTTGACACCTACTTTTTCATTTTGTTGCCTTATTTTGTAATTGATGTTTGTCCTAATGAACATTATGTATCATGTTCATTTTTATATTTCTCATATGAAACACAGTCTTACAGAAGCATGGGATTTTATGTTACTCAGGTAAATCACTACTATCATCCTTCATTGGAGACGTTGAATGGTAAAACCTTTTTTAATTGCAACTGAGGCTTCCTTGGATCAACTTTATTTGGTTCTTCATTAGTTCAACACGAATGCATACCTCAAGCTATTTTGGGAATGGATGTTATCTGCCAAGCAAAATCTGGTATGGGGAAAACAGCTGTGTTTGTCCTTTCTACGTTGCAGCAGATTGAACCCATTGCAGGTCAAGTTGTTGCTCTTGTTCTCTGTCACACTAGGGAACTGGCTTACCAGGCATGTATTCcaatcaagaaaatttactTAGTTTCTGTTTATGAATCCTAGATTCTCTTATTATTTACAGAAATTCAGTCAATTAGGCACTTGTTTCATGCATGACTTTTTCTACCTCGCCATTCAATGATGGTCATAACTCCTCACTTGTGTTTCTCATATTTGCAGATATGTCATGAGTTTGAGCGGTTCAGCACATATCTACCAGATACCAAAGTTGCTGTCTTCTATGGCGGTGTCAGCATCAAAATCCACAAAGATCTTTTGAAGAATGAGTGTCCTCACATTGTTGTTGGAACCCCAGGGAGGGTACTTGGTCTGGCTAGAGAGAAGGACCTTTCTCTGAGAAATGTGAGGCATTTCATTTTGGATGAATGTGACAAGATGCTCGAGTCTCTTGGTATGTCATGTTTAATGTCTCTTATCATAACAGAGCAAATTTCCTTTATAGTAAAAACATACGGACATGGTATGGAGTTGGTTTTCATCTTATTTGTGTGTTTTCTCAGATATGAGGAGAGATTTGCAGGAAATTTTCAAGATGACGCCTCATGACAAGCAAGTTATGATGTTTTCGGCTACACTTAGCAAGGAGATTCGACCGGTTTGCAAGAAATTCATGCAAGATGTAATGTACTGTGGCCAGTCCTCGCACTTTAGAAATTTACTCTCTTAATTTCATCTTTCTGCAGGAGACACTTGGTGAAAATACAGTGTTTGAAGCACTGTATATTGACATGTGTTTATCTATTCGCTGATTCAATGTTATGGTTCGTTTGGGAAAATGATTCTATGGAGTGGACGGGAAGTGGGACAGACAGTATTCGCTGTTTTGACCATTgctttaatttgtttttttttcaaatggtgCGATTCTAGCGAGAGGGGTTGATTATGTTTTTTGGTTTCAAGGGCATTGGTTTCATTCTAGTCACTTTGAGGCTTGAGCTGCAGCGATGACTGAGATTTTTCTGAGTGCTAACTGCTAAACTATCTACCAGAAGATGATTCAGAATTTAAGATTGACCAGAATCACAATTCCGGGCTTTATTTGCCCTACCATTCATTTCACACTGGATACAGATTAATTCCAGATGGATGCTAATACTCTTTACTGTGACATTTCTTCATTTCAGCCTATGGAAATTTATGTGGATGATGAGGCCAAATTGACTCTTCATGGTCTTGTACAGGTTTGAGTTCTAACAGTTGTAATCTATATTTTtaggtttattttattttatgtactGAACTGATCTCCAATTATGGCAGCACTACATCAAATTGAGTGAAATGGAAAAAAATCGAAAGCTGAATGATTTGCTCGATGCTCTGGATTTCAATCAAATTGTCATCTTTGTCAAAAGTGTGAATAGAGCTGCAGAGCTGAACAAGTTGCTGGTGGAATGTAACTTCCCATCTATTTGTATTCACTCtggcatgtcccaagaagaaAGGTTCGCGTGAATTTTTGTCTGACTCTTGTCTTCTTTTTATTTCCTTCACTATGTGTGGCTAGTAATGCTCTGAAATTGgtgaatttatttttattattttttaagagAAAAAGGCGTGAATTATTTGCCCAAAGTAATGAAAGTTGTACTTTTTCTTTAAATCTactgaaaattattttttatgttgacTGTCAAAGCATTAGGTGTCGATTTGTTATTTTAATAAAGCTGCATGTAtggttttaatttattttctatTATAAATAGCAAAATGTAAGCAATAATGACTCAATTTTCTCGGGGATCCGTATTTAAACCAATTGCCACTCCTATATGCTGGCATGAACTTTTTGTTCACTTATACTTGTAAATTTCACCTTTTAGCAAAATGTGATAGGTGAAATATTTCTTGCAATTTTCAGACATCATCACTTTAAATTATTGGTTGCAGATTGACTCGATACAAGGGATTCAAAGAAGGGCATAAAAGAATTCTTGTAGCAACAGATCTTGTTGGTAGAGGAATCGACATAGAACGAGTAAACATTGTTATTAACTATGATATGCCAGATTCTGCGGATACTTATCTGCACAGGGTAATTCATATATTATCTTCTCATCAGTCTCCTGGAGTTTACCACCAACTAACCAGATCTTCATTTGGTTTTACCTCGAGGGCTTTAGGTGGGCAGAGCTGGGCGCTTTGGAACCAAAGGACTTGCCATCACATTTGTTTCTTCTGCATCTGATTCAGATGTTCTCAATCAGGTTTGATGTTATGATttgttaatttttctttttggcCAGCTCATGTGCTAACATGTCTTTTTTTGTTGCAGGTTCAAGAAAGGTTTGAAGTTGATATTAAAGAGCTTCCTGAGCAGATTGATACATCTACATACAGTAAGTTTGATTGTCTTTATCTACATACAGTTAGTTTGATTGTCTTTATTGTGATGCTTTTGCCAGTAGTCCTGTATTTCTTGGTCTCATGTAGCCATTGGTACACTGGTTTGCATTATTCGTATCTGCGACAAAATAATGATGCAATATCCTTGTTACAAAGCAATAATTATAGCTTCTGGTTTTTGTTGTGCAATCTTTTTTTTGTTTGCAGTTAGTAGTCTGTATTCTTCTGATATTGTTGTGTTTATTTGGCGTCATCTTTCTGTTCTGATGTGTAGAGTTCTTGCTAATAGCTCATGCAATTGTTTAATGTTTTGCAGTGCCGTCTTAGCGTTGTTCAGATCTCATGTCACAACGCAGATGTTATGTGTGGAAGAGCTGGGGGACTTACTTTCTGTTTGATGTGCTTCAGTTTCTTGATTTCGTATGAATATCTGGATATTTTATTCAGGAGAGATTGATCGTATACTACACATTATTGTACCATATGATTGGAACTTTTTTGTTCTTTGTTTAGAGCTGTGCTACGCATTATTGTACCTTATGATTGAAATTGTTTTTTAGCTTAGTTTGAAGTCTTTGCTTGATCATCTTAATGTCCTTTCAAATAGCGTCTAACTGAACACTTGTTGACAGTTCCTTCAGAATGGTGGTTTTCTTCATTTCGTTTCGTGTGCTATTGGCTTGCTTATATTACTTCTTTTATCTGTGTCATCGATCTCAAACTGTGATTCATTCCCAGCAACAAGCTTTATGTAAACGGGAATTTAGCATGAGGTAACCTGTCTCGTACTGACAGGACTCGGTACGGTAGCTTGGGAAGGGCTTGAGTACGACTGCAGCCCTCGCTTCTGGCTGAATATCAACTCTCTTTTTAGATGTATATTTGCTATCATTTTCTCTTGCATTTTACTATTAGAACATGGATGTTCTTGTCAATTTGGTATTTCAGATAGAACAGTAATTTGATATTAGTTTTTCAGCATTGTATATCCACAAGTGACCACCACTTTTGTTATTTAAAGATAATTAAGGAGATGAATAACGAGGACAGGGCTTCAGTTGATTCAAGCCTGTGTTCTCTCGCACCGTCCTGGTAAGTGGTGAGTAACTCGATTCTGCAGGAGGACCAGATAATTTTCAAGATACCAATTTTAAGTCTTTTTTGTTATATTAGGTATCTAGTGAATAAACTTGTGGTTTGTGCTTGTATTTgtgttttattgatttttttttaatgtaaaaacaatatttattttaataatattttaaattattacatttattttattgtatatttatgtaagctacataaataaataaaatatttgaatatacaatagataCCTACTGAGGTCTGTAtctcaacgtaagatcatgaaattcaTTATGAAGCGTatcatatattctaaacaggttatTAGTCGAATATGTCgtctaaaataagaataaagaTCGCTTGAACTTTAGATTAACATCTGTGATGGAAACTTAATGTTTTATTGGTAAAGACATAGAGATGTTCATTCATATATATGTTTGATCGTTTGATGATACACTAAACAACTTTCCTTCGAATTGTGCATGTGGGTAtcatttatcgagtggaatatcgcggttatggttgtacaccattagtcattTGACTTGTGACAGCGTAGAGGCTTTAAGTACTAGCACACAGTTTGATCTGTTTACCAAATCCATTGAGGGTAATTAGGTAGCGAGGTTtagtgtagtttcgaaatacataAGAGCAAATGCATTATAatcagggattcaccgctcgCCTACGGGTGAAGATATTTTATGTGATCTGATTAGTTAATAGTGAAAGGAATATATGACCAGAGGAAGACATGTGCATtttggaaagatgtttcatCATTTGCACATATCATATCACTGTTATTACTAAAAGATATATCACATCTCgttataccaatggttgcatatttgatcgagatatatgagttgataGAACTGTACTGTACGATAACCATAACTTAACGTTTTTTCAGGCACTATCGGTGATATCTGGAGATCGTGGGACGATGCTCTAGACGTTGTTATCATGATCTGATGTGTGTAATCAGACTTGATTTCTGGCGTTTACTCAAGgaattgatgaaaagaatgagactAATTAGGATAAGCCTGAATAACAACAAATATTGTTCTAAGTCACatggagttgtgaacccacgaatAGTTGTATCACTGAACCATTGATGATCACATAAGTATTGGATTTCGTGTTTCCATTGAGATAGTCAAGTTTAGGGAGTTGATTTTGACGGCTGtaatttgatggagatcaaattGATTACTTGtgaatgagtttataagttgatTCCACGTAATAGAAGACGTGGAAGTTAGCTTAACAACTAATTAAATGAGAATAGTGGAACTGCTTGTTTTAGTTAAGGAGTCCACAAAACTGCAGCTACCAAATATGGATAAGTGGAAAATTTTGTCattcgaaattttcaattttcgttatatgaacaagatttgtaccTTCGATCATTGACGTTGTCTGACCATCGATCGATGTTACAATGGGTTCACAATTATTTaatcaataaatttaaaatctcTAATTAAGCAATAATATTAGTAGTTGTGACTATTATGTACAAGGTTCTCATGCAATATTATAGAAGAGTCTTGAattgattaaataaataatttggcgattaaataaaagttatttattaatatatatatatatatatagataatattaatatatatatatatttatattatatcgCCGCGGAATTTCTATAATTCCAGAAAATCAATCTCTGGTCCAAAACGTCGTTTAGATCTTTAGTACGATCTATCTTGaggtgtttttttaaaaataatgtaaattttaatattttttcaaaactAATGTAAGAAAAAAATGCAAAACTAAGGCAATCCGCGCTTGTACCAGCGCGAACGGTGCCTCAAACTCTTAACCAAGCGCAACGGTACTCACGTGAGCCATCTGCGCTCGTAATCGGACGGTTCTTTTCTCCCTCTTCCACACGGCTCTCTCCCATTCGTCCAAGCCTTATCTATGTGCGATtcctttctttctttccttctccTGCTCTTTATCCTTTCCTCTGTCCTCTCTTATCTTTTTCCCCTCGTTCTCCCCATTTCTCGGTTTCTCAATTTCTCGcagaaaattttttttagacGAAGTTGAGAAGATCTACGGCATATTTTAGAATGACAGATAATCGAAATCCAGAAGATCCCAGTGTCCTCTAGTTACAAACGACACATATGTCATCAAGAGTGTCTTCGTTAACCGTTGATGATATTGTGAAAGTGAAGAGGTCAGACAATTTGATTTGGaagttatatactgataattACTTACACAGGCGTGTACTAGTATATTTAAATCATATGGGTTTTTATGGAGTTTTAGAATGTGGGTCACAAGTTCTTGATAATCATTTGATTACTGCGCTTGTTGAACGTTGGCGACGCGAGACACACACGTTTCATTTTACATGTGGTGAAGCAACAGTGACATTACAATATGTTTCAATCATTTGAGGTCTAACAATTGATGGTGAAGCAGTAACTGGAGTATAGGTATCACATAAAGTTGAGGAATGGCAACACATATGTTTAGATATGTTGGGATTTTTGCCAGCAtctaaatatttgaaaggtgGTCATCTGTCTATGACTGCACTACACGATCATTGTAAACCTTGTTAATGATGAAACTTCAGATGTAGATGTTGTGAAATTTACTCGTTGTGTTGCGTTAATGATTATTAGAGGAATAATGTTCCCTGATTATCAAGGAGGTTCAAGTAGACTAATATTTTTGCAACTGCTACGAGATGTTGATAACGTGACGTCGTATAGTTGGGATAGTGCAGTTTTAGCGTTTCTATACCGTGAGCTGTGTAACGCGTCACGTATAGAGAAGACTACAATGGCTGGACCTTTATATATCCTGCAGGTATCATTAATGTGATGTGATTATTTAACACATATTTTAGTAAATGTtaattgttttttattattataagcaGATATAGGCATGGAGCAAGATTAAATGTGTTAACCCCGATCGAGATGGGTTAACATTAGTTGTACCTCTCGTTGTTCCGAATGGTTTCATTCCAGTTTCTCCATATGGTGCAcggtaatatttaaaaatttatggtggtaatatcatatatatcttgTATATTTCTTTATatgtaatttattatttttataattgtaGGTGGAAATATGGATTTAGTTACACACATTCGCCAACACATTCTGTAAGAATTATAAGGGATTCTCTAGATCGTATTAATAATAATGAGGTATTATAAAATGTTAATACGTACTAATGATTTAACGAAGACTATTTTGTTTTGATTAATTAAATGACTATTCaaaggtaattttttttttcagtttaaTTGGAGCGTAAACAAGAAAAATGACATAGATGTGAAGACGATTATTGAATCATATGACAACAGAATATGGCGATGTGTTTGTCCCTTTATATGCTTTGACATCGTGGAGATGCATCGTCCTAATCGGGTAATGCGACAATTTGGAATACGACAATCAATTCCAGGGTCTGTCGTCGACAATGACGATATGCATAATATCACGAGAATAGGACATCGAAACACCGATTGGAGAGATTATCATAGGAATTCAATTGAGTTATGGAATAATAAGCTGAGCTATTTTTTTAAAGGGGTGCGACACGAACGATCGATGCAAACTGACGAAGACTACTTCCAATAGTACAATCGAATAACTGTGCGCACCATATCACCTGCAGTTAATGTCGTTGGTTTTCAACCACATCCGTACACTACTTTTGTTGGAGAAGCTAATGTTCAACAAAATTTTAGTACACCTTATCCGTTTTGGCAGGAACCTCTAATACTCAACCTGGTTTTTTCAGTGATTCAGGGTTTGGTGACTTTGGTTCGTTTGGTCAGACCGATTTTCAGACTTCTTATTGGTCGAACACACAAAGTTTCACAAATTTGCTTATTGTTGGACCTCAGCATATTGTGCATGACACTCGACCACAGAGGAATGTTATTTCCCCTATCACTTATCCAGGTTACTCAAATGAGGCTATTCCTGAAAATGTAGGATTGCGTAGAGGGACGAGAAGACGCAATCCACCTGATTGTGGAACAGGTAGCCATTTGTATCATTTTAATTATGACGATGAATTTTCTAATTAATTGTAACTATAAAATTTCTATTGTTGTAcattttgcattgttgcatcgtgtaaattttattatttctatAGTATAGTGTTGCTAAGCGAAAGATAAGATGAATAAAAATGCAGGGAAAAAACACAAATAAACAAAggtgaaataaaaatatttcgCATCTTAACAGTAAGAATACACACAATCGGAAGATAAGATCAAAATACATAATTGACGTCCAATTATGAATCGTTGATCACGACTCATCCTCATCATTATCTGGTGTTGGCACTCCTGATGCATTCCCTTGCGGCTGATAGTCATACTGAAAATTGAACGGAGGAATGAACGGCGGAGGTGGAGGGATGGTCCCTGGGTCAACACCCATGTGGACCATCGTTGTCTGCATCATGGACTCGATATATACAAAATGTTCGTTGTGGTTCAAGTTAACTTGTTCCTGATAAGCCATGAAGGCAATAGTCTCATCTACTTTGTCATTTAGGGACCGTATGTGGGGTTGTGGGCGACGCGGGACGGCGGTGCTCGATCCACCTGTATCTCTCACATTCGTCCTGAAGTCTAACTGTCGTTAGAGTATTTTCGCTGCAAGTCCCTGTGCACAAATGGGCTTCATTGGTTGAAGCCACTCTTCATCATCACGGAACACAACCCCAGCCATCGCACACAACTCTGATATGATACTGGGAAAGAAAAGCCCGATGTGTCTATTATGAAAGCTCATCAAAATCTGAGAATTGATAAGCTTTCCCACAATGATTGGGTAACCCTGAGATAAAAGCATATAGAACCACGGCCCGCTCCTTTTGTGCTTCACTTTTGTGTGAGACCTGACATCATTCTCCTTGCCAAAAATAAATACCAAAGATCATTATCATCCGTCagatatttttcatcaaaacaACTCGGTGACCCCCCCCTATTGGTTTCCTGATCGCCCCTGGATGACACAGGGTATCGATTATCACACTATAATCAGGGTTAGGCAACCAAATTCTGGAAGGCGGAATCATCGACGTCGGGTGTTTCTAAAAAAACATTGATTATACCCGAATCAAATGACACAAGTTTACCTCGGACAAATGCCTTGCCATCCGTCCTCTCACTCGCATTTGCATAAAATTCTCGTACCATCGATACCACTGCCGCTTTCGGTTGAGATCCAATTTTTTCCATCTGCGTTTCTCCAACCCAACAAGAGGCCCAACGTATCGATCCTCCATTTGTCTACAAAATCCCCGCTCGGTGATTGGGTTTCTATTAATTTTGGCATGTTCATACCGAGCCTGCGCCGCATCACTAACAAATCGAATTCTATCAAACGAAGAAGAAGAGCCGGGATTTCCTCTCACCTTCTTGGGAGCCATGGTTTGAGAATGAGATGAGGATTTGATTATTTGTTTTGAGAATGAAATAAGGAAAATGTGAGGAGGAAAGATAAATGAGAGAGATTTGGAAAGTGATGGTTTTGAGATAAGGAGATTTGGATAAGAGGATGAGAAATATAAAggaaagggaaggggaaagaaAATTAGGGGGAGGGTAaacctcgcgcccgagcggtatctTTTTCCAGCGCACCTCTCGCGCCGGAGCGGTAACAagataccgctcgagcgcgaggcgCTCTGGAAACAATTTCCAGAGCACCTCGCACTCGAGTGGTAACAAATTACCGCTCAGGCGCGAGGTGCTCTGGAAATGTTCCCACTTCacctctcgcgcccgagcggtactttgtTATCACACGGGCGCAAACATTACACTAGTATATATTTAACTAGTAAATGCAATTTTTACTTCCGACATAAAGTAAAATTTCTCAAAACAAAAAAGAggtaaataaattatttctcaTACATCATATCAACTATTATTAcaatttaacaaaatatttcatCAATGTTGTCTCTGTCTTGAAATAGTTGTGTCCATCTTATTTCTTAATCGAGTTGTTCGATCTCTACCAACTCTTCTTCTTTCACGTCTAACAGGGTTGTGGTGCAATTTGAAAGTTGGAGGATCCCAGTAACGCTCATCTGCAAGAGGTTGAAATCTACCTTCATAAGTCGCTAAGTACTCAGATATGTTATACCATAGCTGCACAAGTGTCTTGGGATCCAACGAGTGCCACTTTGCAGTACAAATAACATGAGAACATGGTATGCCAAAAATCGTCCATTTACCACATGAGCAATCCAGCATTGATAACTTGACCACCTGCATATGTTGGCCACGACTTGGTCTTCCTACAGTTGCAACCGAAGCAGTTTGCTCACGAACATCATATTTGGCAACACGATGTTCAGTAGATTTTCTCACCCACTTCTCATACTTCCGACATGCATAATTTGACCGCAGCTGATTTTCCTGAACCATACGACCACCTGTAGTCACatgttcaataaaaatattttacgcaCCTCAGAAGTGTCAAGTGTACTATTGCAGATATAGGAAGTCTACGAGCACCCTTCAAGACAATATTTAAACACTCCGACATATTGGTTGTCATCACCCCACGACTCCAACCACCGTCATGAGCCAAActccatttttctttctcaATTCCAGCTAGATAGCGGTGcgccaaaatgtttttattcTTGATTGCCTCCATTATTGATTCAAACTTACAATTTTGACTTTGTGTGCCTGACGCCCAACATAAATCTTTCAGATGGACGTCTTTGAATTTAGTGTTAAATTTTGAACACACGTGTCTCAAACAAAAACTATGCACACCGTGTGGAGGTTGAAAATATGGTGGATCTGCAGTTGCACGCACGATTCCCTTATGTCTATCAGAAATAAGACACACGCCACTTTCACCACAAACAACATGTCTTCCTAGGTTCTCCAAGAACCATTTCCAAGAATCTGTTGTTTC contains:
- the LOC140831009 gene encoding DEAD-box ATP-dependent RNA helicase 15 isoform X1, with product MGDTKENDAYEEELLDYEEEDERAADSVNAKLNGESAKKGYVGIHSSGFRDFLLKPELLRAIVDSGFEHPSEVQHECIPQAILGMDVICQAKSGMGKTAVFVLSTLQQIEPIAGQVVALVLCHTRELAYQICHEFERFSTYLPDTKVAVFYGGVSIKIHKDLLKNECPHIVVGTPGRVLGLAREKDLSLRNVRHFILDECDKMLESLDMRRDLQEIFKMTPHDKQVMMFSATLSKEIRPVCKKFMQDPMEIYVDDEAKLTLHGLVQHYIKLSEMEKNRKLNDLLDALDFNQIVIFVKSVNRAAELNKLLVECNFPSICIHSGMSQEERLTRYKGFKEGHKRILVATDLVGRGIDIERVNIVINYDMPDSADTYLHRVGRAGRFGTKGLAITFVSSASDSDVLNQVQERFEVDIKELPEQIDTSTYMPS
- the LOC140831009 gene encoding DEAD-box ATP-dependent RNA helicase 15 isoform X2 → MDVICQAKSGMGKTAVFVLSTLQQIEPIAGQVVALVLCHTRELAYQICHEFERFSTYLPDTKVAVFYGGVSIKIHKDLLKNECPHIVVGTPGRVLGLAREKDLSLRNVRHFILDECDKMLESLDMRRDLQEIFKMTPHDKQVMMFSATLSKEIRPVCKKFMQDPMEIYVDDEAKLTLHGLVQHYIKLSEMEKNRKLNDLLDALDFNQIVIFVKSVNRAAELNKLLVECNFPSICIHSGMSQEERLTRYKGFKEGHKRILVATDLVGRGIDIERVNIVINYDMPDSADTYLHRVGRAGRFGTKGLAITFVSSASDSDVLNQVQERFEVDIKELPEQIDTSTYMPS